In Pseudomonas alcaliphila JAB1, a single window of DNA contains:
- a CDS encoding ABC transporter substrate-binding protein yields MKQLLLASLMGSAIALATSAMAEGTDLQALEQAARAEGAVNSVGMPDSWANWKDTWADLARLYGLKHQDTDMSSAQEIAKFAAEKENATADIGDVGAAFGPIAVQQGVTQPYKPSTWAQIPDWAKDQDGHWMLAYTGSIAFIVNKQLVKDIPRSWADLKTGTYKVSAGDVSTAAQAVNGVLAAAIAMGGNESNVQPALDFYGELAKQRRLSLANPTIQTLEKGEVEVGIVWDFNGLSYRDQIDPERFEVLIPSDGSVISGYTTIINKWAKNPNAAKLTREYILSDAGQINLAKGNARPIRAEHIELPAEVQAKLLPQEQYAKVQPIKDAAAWENTSKMLPRLWQEHVILHMN; encoded by the coding sequence ATGAAACAACTGCTGCTGGCTTCACTGATGGGTTCGGCCATCGCCCTGGCGACCTCCGCCATGGCCGAAGGCACCGACTTGCAGGCACTGGAACAGGCTGCACGCGCCGAAGGCGCGGTGAATAGCGTGGGTATGCCCGACAGCTGGGCCAACTGGAAAGACACCTGGGCGGACCTGGCGCGCCTGTACGGTCTCAAGCATCAGGACACCGACATGAGCTCGGCGCAGGAAATCGCCAAGTTCGCCGCCGAAAAGGAAAACGCCACCGCCGATATCGGTGACGTCGGCGCCGCCTTCGGCCCCATCGCCGTACAGCAAGGCGTGACCCAGCCGTACAAGCCGAGCACCTGGGCACAGATCCCGGATTGGGCCAAGGACCAGGACGGTCACTGGATGCTGGCCTACACCGGCTCCATCGCCTTTATCGTCAACAAGCAACTGGTCAAGGACATTCCGCGTTCCTGGGCCGACCTCAAGACCGGCACCTACAAGGTCTCTGCCGGTGACGTAAGCACCGCTGCGCAAGCCGTGAACGGCGTACTGGCCGCCGCCATCGCCATGGGTGGCAACGAGAGCAACGTGCAACCGGCGCTGGATTTCTACGGCGAACTGGCCAAGCAGCGTCGCCTGTCGCTGGCCAACCCAACCATCCAGACCCTGGAAAAGGGTGAAGTGGAAGTGGGCATCGTCTGGGACTTCAACGGCCTGAGCTACCGCGACCAGATCGACCCCGAGCGCTTCGAGGTGCTGATCCCGTCCGACGGTTCGGTGATCTCCGGCTACACCACCATCATCAACAAATGGGCGAAGAACCCCAACGCCGCCAAGCTGACCCGCGAATACATCTTGAGCGATGCCGGGCAGATCAACCTGGCCAAGGGCAACGCCCGGCCGATCCGCGCCGAGCATATCGAGCTGCCGGCCGAGGTGCAGGCCAAGCTGCTGCCGCAAGAGCAGTACGCCAAGGTCCAGCCGATCAAGGATGCCGCGGCCTGGGAGAACACCTCCAAGATGCTGCCGCGCCTGTGGCAGGAACACGTGATTCTGCACATGAACTAA
- a CDS encoding ABC transporter permease subunit has translation MKSSISSKGWALLCLVPFALFFFAFQIAPLAWVASNSLNTAEGWGLGNFQQAFSSAFYRQAMRHSLEVAFWSSLFGIVIAIIGSYSLRQVSSRLRDFVMAFSNMTSNFSGVPLAFAFIILLGFNGALTILLKQMGVIEDFNLYSKTGLIVLYTYFQIPLGVLLLYPAFDALREDWRESAELLGASTWQFWRHIGLPVLTPALLGTFVILLANALGAYATVYALTTGNFNILPIRIAAMVSGDIFLDPNMASALAMVLVGLMTLITIVHQWLLRRSYHVAR, from the coding sequence ATGAAGTCGTCCATTTCCAGCAAGGGTTGGGCGCTGCTGTGCCTGGTGCCCTTCGCCCTGTTCTTCTTCGCCTTCCAGATCGCACCGTTGGCCTGGGTGGCGAGCAACAGCCTGAACACCGCCGAAGGCTGGGGCCTGGGCAACTTCCAGCAGGCCTTCTCCTCGGCCTTCTACCGCCAGGCCATGCGCCACAGCCTGGAAGTGGCGTTCTGGTCGAGCCTGTTCGGCATCGTCATCGCCATCATCGGCAGCTATTCGCTGCGCCAGGTCAGCAGCCGCCTGCGCGATTTCGTCATGGCCTTCTCCAACATGACCAGCAACTTCTCCGGGGTGCCGCTGGCCTTCGCCTTCATCATCCTGCTCGGCTTCAACGGCGCGCTGACCATCCTGCTCAAGCAGATGGGCGTGATCGAGGACTTCAACCTCTACTCCAAGACCGGCCTGATCGTCCTTTACACCTACTTCCAGATTCCCCTCGGCGTATTGCTGCTCTATCCGGCCTTCGACGCCCTGCGCGAAGACTGGCGCGAGTCGGCCGAACTGCTCGGCGCCAGCACCTGGCAGTTCTGGCGGCATATCGGCCTGCCGGTGCTGACCCCGGCGCTGCTCGGTACCTTCGTCATCCTCCTGGCCAATGCCCTGGGCGCTTACGCCACGGTCTACGCGCTGACCACCGGCAACTTCAACATCCTGCCGATCCGTATCGCGGCGATGGTCTCCGGCGACATCTTCCTCGACCCGAACATGGCCAGCGCGCTGGCCATGGTGCTGGTCGGCCTGATGACCCTGATCACCATCGTCCACCAATGGCTGCTGCGCCGGAGCTACCATGTCGCCCGCTGA
- a CDS encoding alkaline phosphatase family protein, with protein MKHNVILVVLDGLSYQVAQHALGHLLAYCQAGRAALYKLDCALPALSRPLYECILTGVAPIDSGIVHNDVVRLSNQRSIFHYARDAGLTTAAAAYHWVSELYNRAPFQAARDRHTSDESLPIQHGHFYYADHYPDSHLLADADSLRQRHAPNLLLVHPMNIDDAGHQHGLDSPQYRNAARRADVLLAEYIQTWLDAGYQILVTADHGMNADRSHNGLLPEEREVPLIVLGSAFSLDPAARPQQTELCGTICQLLGAAHDKPWCRELLA; from the coding sequence ATGAAGCACAACGTCATCCTGGTGGTACTGGATGGCCTGAGCTATCAGGTGGCCCAGCATGCGCTGGGCCACCTGTTGGCTTACTGCCAGGCCGGGCGCGCCGCGCTGTACAAGCTGGACTGCGCACTGCCGGCACTGTCCCGCCCGCTCTACGAATGCATCCTCACCGGCGTGGCGCCCATCGACAGCGGCATCGTGCACAACGATGTGGTGCGCCTGTCGAATCAGCGCAGCATCTTCCATTACGCCCGTGACGCCGGCCTGACCACCGCCGCCGCGGCCTATCACTGGGTCAGCGAGCTGTACAACCGCGCGCCCTTCCAGGCCGCCCGCGACCGCCATACCAGCGACGAATCCCTGCCGATCCAGCACGGCCATTTCTACTACGCCGACCATTACCCGGACTCGCACCTGCTGGCCGATGCCGACAGCCTGCGCCAGCGTCATGCGCCCAACCTGCTGCTGGTGCACCCGATGAACATCGACGACGCCGGCCACCAGCACGGCCTCGACAGCCCGCAGTACCGCAACGCCGCGCGCCGCGCCGACGTGCTGCTGGCCGAATACATCCAGACCTGGCTCGATGCCGGCTACCAGATCCTGGTGACCGCCGACCACGGCATGAACGCCGACCGCAGCCACAACGGCCTGCTGCCGGAGGAGCGCGAAGTGCCGCTGATCGTTCTCGGCAGCGCCTTCAGCCTCGATCCTGCAGCCCGCCCACAACAGACCGAGTTATGCGGCACCATCTGCCAGTTGCTCGGCGCGGCCCACGACAAACCCTGGTGCAGGGAGCTGCTTGCATGA